The following DNA comes from Chloroflexota bacterium.
ACGTGGAACCACCTTATGTCCGCCGGGCCTCGGTGGTATATACTGTTAAGGGGTGGATATCAGAAGTTTGATGCCCCGGTATTTACAGGTGGGAGACTGGAAGCCGAGCAGTTTGCTTAAGAGGCAATTTACCACTCTTTCCGCCTATCCTTGCTTGACACCCCTCTCACCACCCCTCTAAAATAGGGGCAGGAGGGGAAAATGCACTGGCCACGTTTCCCACCCACCTGGCAGGAATTTCATCCAGGAGACCCCAACAGGGGGGAGCCCCCACTCCCGATGTTTCTCCTAAACCCCCGCCCTGCTCTGCCCCTGGGGATGACGCACGAGCAGTACCGGGAAATCGTGGACAGCTATGGCCTCTGGGCTACCAACCGGGCCATAGCCATGCTCCCCCACTCAGCCACCAGGGAGCACATGGAGACAGCAGCCAGGCAGCTCTATGAGACCGCCACCGCCAGGCTCAGACTGCCAGTAGGGATAGCATGAAGGCCAAGTCCATCGACTTCCTTCCCCACGAGCCCCCCGAGGGCCCCCCCCTGCCCCGCGGCTGGACACCGCCCTGGCCCTGGGCTGGCGGAGTGGAAGCCCCAGGGAAGTTCCCCCAGACCCTGGCCCCTCCTGGGGTGGACAGGGAGCTTGAGTCCCTGGTGGAGGCCAAACGGAGGGAGTGGGAAGGGAAAGGGTACCCGCCGGGGCTAATAGCCCGGGCCCTCACCATGGCCAGGGAGTGGCCCGCCAGCATGTTCGCCAGCCGCCTCTATCAGGCAGTCAGGGGCACCCCGGCGGAGCTGGAAGCGCAGCGACAGCTCTACCGCATGGGTCTGAACGTGGCCCAGCGGTGGATAGAGGCAATGCACCGGTCCTAGTCTTCTCCGTCACTTCCGCAGATTTCGGGACTTTAAGAGAGGGGGGAGCCTTGCCTCAATGGGCTGTTCGGCAGATGTGTCCATAGGCAGCATTGATGGCCTTCATCCTCTCGGTGGCATCAGGCGCTCGGCTCCTATCGGGGTGGTAGAGCAAGGCAAGGGCTCGGTAGGCGGCCCTTACCACTTCCGGGGGAGCTGTAGGGAGCAGGCACAAGGTACGGTAGTTCGGCGGGATATCGTCCTGGGCCCGGAGCGATTTGTTCTCCCTGGTGACTGCCTGGACATAGGCCTCCAGCTGTCCGTTTTCCTCCGTCAGCTTGGCCCTGTCCTCTTCAAGACGCCGATGCCTCTCGAGCAAGCGGGCCAAGTTCTCCTCCAGGGTGGCTATCTGCTTCTGGAGGTAGGCCACCCTCGCCTGGTCGGCAGCAGGGGCCTCGAGCGACACCGATATCTCCGCCGACGGGAGGCGCCGGCCCCTGGGCTTCCGCCCGAAACACTCCACGACCCCGAAGTGTTCCCTGGCCAACAGGACCGCCTCCCCAGCAAAGGAGGGGCCCACAACCCACCACCTATTCTCCGGGTCCCAACGCCGATGCTCTTTGGGGATGGTTGCCTTCAGGGCATAGATGAATGGGCCAGAGAAGGGGAAGACGAAATAAGCCCCCTCTTTTGCGTAGCGAACGGTACAAATGGTCTCCGTCAACCTCGATAAGCCCCCTTTTCAGTGTCTATACACGTGGCCATACTTGCCCCGGGTCATGCGGGCAACAAGGTTGGGCTCAGCTGGCGGATCCTTGCCCTCCTCCAGCTTGCGGAAGATATAGCCCGCCGGGTTCCTCAGTCTCCCCTGGGGCTGGGCCAGGGCCCATTC
Coding sequences within:
- a CDS encoding DnaJ domain-containing protein; amino-acid sequence: MTETICTVRYAKEGAYFVFPFSGPFIYALKATIPKEHRRWDPENRWWVVGPSFAGEAVLLAREHFGVVECFGRKPRGRRLPSAEISVSLEAPAADQARVAYLQKQIATLEENLARLLERHRRLEEDRAKLTEENGQLEAYVQAVTRENKSLRAQDDIPPNYRTLCLLPTAPPEVVRAAYRALALLYHPDRSRAPDATERMKAINAAYGHICRTAH